The following are from one region of the Malassezia vespertilionis chromosome 4, complete sequence genome:
- the CIAO2B gene encoding Cytosolic iron-sulfur assembly component 2B (BUSCO:EOG09264O3B; EggNog:ENOG503P312; COG:S), which yields MDNANPIVYATHASQREDTQRSDPTEWWRDTRLAPHTSIFTDNDEEDAVETSNDVIDAREVFDLVRSITDPEHPLTLEQLAVVNESHIQVDEGDLSAKRPASVTLAFTPTIPHCSMATLIGLSLRVRLLRALPSRYKVNISIQPGTHQSENAINKQLNDKERVAAALENKHLLGVVHGCLASSAQRGAGPSVRVL from the coding sequence ATGGACAATGCGAATCCAATCGTGTATGCAACGCACGCAAGCCAACGCGAAGATACACAGCGCTCCGATCCCACCGAGTGGTGGCGCGACACACGCTTAGCGCCCCACACCTCGATATTTACCGACaacgacgaggaggacgcGGTAGAAACGTCCAACGACGTTatcgatgcgcgcgaggtCTTCGATCTTGTGCGCTCCATCACCGACCCCGAGCATCCACTCACGCTGGAACAGCTCGCTGTGGTAAACGAATCGCATATCCAGGTCGACGAGGGTGATCTTTCCGCAAAGCGCCCTGCATCCGTCACCCTCGCATTCACGCCTACCATTCCCCACTGCAGCATGGCGACACTCATCGGTCTTTCCTTGCGTGTGCGCcttttgcgtgcgcttccGTCGCGGTATAAGGTCAACATCTCCATTCAGCCCGGCACGCACCAGTCGGAGAATGCCATCAACAAGCAGCTGAACGAcaaggagcgcgtcgcagcggcgctcgagaaCAAGCACTTGCTCGGCGTTGTGCACGGATGCCTCGCGTCGAGTGCAcagcgcggtgcaggtCCTAGCGTGCGCGTTTTGTAA
- the VPS33 gene encoding Vacuolar protein-sorting-associated protein 33 (TransMembrane:1 (o578-596i); COG:U; BUSCO:EOG09261LV7; EggNog:ENOG503NVCM) encodes MAGWDGIDAAPFLRLAQEGFARTIDAVSESKTLLIDPMLAGPLGLVSDVGALRQRGVEKMFWLEEAGPGESGGVQAPTRQLLYLCRPEIRWMRTVHAHMEADTALHDDQHYAYTIAFVPNRTEPCLQYLRRHTLTSRIHILDFGLEFIPLGPDLLSLEDDAAWVHTFAHGDHTSLFRAAQALMTMQCTYGLFPRIVGKGDMANRLCDLLVRQRREQCASDVGSAALQTLSPQIDALVVLDRTVDLVTPFSTQLTYEGLIDEVFSIANGFVEVDAAWVGAASAQAQARAAAPVSSAKRKVRLDGVDDALFHAIRDDNFAIVGEKLHTVAKRLSKDYEGRHKASSVHEIRSFVSKLGNLQSEHASLRLHTSMTEALLRTTKTERFHRVLEVQQNLVAGYQTAQQLQALEELMLLKTPGLTVLRLACIACLLGAVSRGKWLDQFRTSFVQTYGFEFLPLLVALAEMRILCVASHGARKSSQFSDVRRPLALIDDEVDERAPQDVSYVFSGYAPLSVRLVQTICQHPYKGATHGTRLLATRIAGWRNVDEAIVKLRGATFDFLQTAGEKPALPQQDTVQTTVVFFLGGVTYAEIAAIRLMNAQQRSRRFLIATTSVVNGNSMLRQLSSVPLPIVH; translated from the coding sequence ATGGCCGGCTGGGAcggcatcgatgcagcgcctttTCTCCGCCTCGCGCAGGAGGGGTTTGCACGTACGATCGATGCGGTATCCGAGTCGAAGACGCTGCTGATTGATCCGATGCTCGCGGGGCCACTTGGGCTTGTGTCAGATgtcggcgcactgcgccagcgcggcgtcgagaAAATGTTTTGGCTGGAAGAAGCAGGCCCTGGAGAGAGTGGgggcgtgcaagcgccCACACGGCAGCTCTTGTACCTGTGCCGCCCCGAGATTCGATGGATGCGCACGGTGCATGCGCATATGGAGGCGGATACCGCGCTTCACGACGACCAACACTATGCATACACGATTGCATTCGTCCCGAACCGCACCGAGCCGTGCCTGCAATacctgcgccgccacaCACTTACAAGCAGGATCCATATCCTTGACTTTGGCCTTGAATTTATCCCACTCGGCCCCGACTTGCTCAGTTTGGAAGACGACGCGGCATGGGTGCATACCTTTGCGCATGGCGATCACACTTCCCTCTtccgcgctgcacaagcgctgATGACGATGCAGTGCACATACGGCCTCTTTCCGCGTATCGTCGGCAAAGGCGACATGGCGAACCGGCTTTGTGATCTTCTCGTGCGCCAGCGGCGAGAGCAATGTGCCTCGGATGTTGGAAGTGCCGCACTACAAACACTCTCGCCTCAAATCGACGCGCTCGTGGTGCTGGACCGGACAGTGGACCTTGTGACGCCGTTCTCGACGCAGCTCACGTACGAAGGCCTGATTGACGAGGTGTTTTCCATAGCCAACGGCTTCGTCGAGGTCGATGCCGCGTGGGTTGGCGCTGCCTCTGCACAAGCCCAGgcacgcgctgccgcgccggTGAGCTctgcgaagcgcaaggtgcggcTCGACGGTGTGGACGACGCCCTCTTTCATGCCATACGCGATGATAACTTTGCCATTGTCGGCGAAAAACTGCACACGGTCGCCAAGCGCCTCAGCAAAGACTACGAGGGGCGGCACAAGGCGAGTAGCGTGCATGAGATTCGCTCTTTTGTGAGCAAGCTTGGAAATTTGCAAAGCGAGCATGCAAGTCTACGGCTGCATACAAGCATGAccgaagcgctgctgcgcaccacCAAGACGGAGCGTTTTCACCGCGTCTTGGAGGTGCAGCAGAACCTCGTTGCGGGCTACCAAaccgcgcagcagctgcaagcACTGGAAGAACTGATGCTGTTGAAGACGCCCGGTCTTAcagtgctgcgcctcgcATGCATCGCATGCCTGCTAGGCGCGGTGTCGCGCGGCAAGTGGCTCGACCAGTTCCGCACCTCGTTTGTGCAGACATACGGTTTCGAGTTCTTGCCgctccttgtcgcgcttgccgagatgCGTATCCTGTGTGTTGcatcgcacggcgcgcgcaagagtTCGCAGTTTAGCGATGTGCGACGGCCGCTTGCGCTGATCGACGACGAggtcgacgagcgcgcgccgcaagatgTGAGCTACGTATTCAGTGGctatgcgccgctctcggTGCGCCTTGTGCAGACCATTTGCCAGCACCCATACAaaggcgcgacgcacggGACAAGGCTGCTTGCCACGCGGATCGCGGGATGGCGCAacgtcgacgaggcgattgtcaagctgcgcggcgccacgtTCGATTTCCTGCAGACTGCCGGCGAAAAgccagcgctgccgcagcagGACACGGTGCAGACCACGGTCGTCTTTTTCCTTGGCGGCGTCACCTATGCCGAGATTGCTGCGATCCGGCTCATgaatgcacagcagcgGAGTCGGCGCTTTTTAATCGCCACGACCTCGGTGGTGAATGGGAATAGTATGTTGCGGCAGCTCAGCTCGGTGCCGCTTCCTATAGTACACTAA